Proteins from one Malaya genurostris strain Urasoe2022 chromosome 2, Malgen_1.1, whole genome shotgun sequence genomic window:
- the LOC131431849 gene encoding uncharacterized protein K02A2.6-like gives MKSTNASKTIEALENIFSEQTYPETIRSDNGPPFSSEEFARYCLEKNINLIRTIPYWPQMNGLVERQNQGILRTLRIAKATNSDWRKALKDYVFMYNTSPHSVTEKAPMELLMGRPVKNLLPSLRTEPRLLRNDEVRERDAIKKMQGKLYADKRRHAKASDIEVGDTVIMRNYVTGKLEPKFRLDRFKVIKKTGNDTIIANDEGLIYRRSASHLRKWPSPELTDVCKDLPSEPANYHSSALDHRNQTSKNTTDISKELTPETQSEQQKSHFKTAAQDQLLKRPSRTRIRPQRYSP, from the exons ATGAAGAGTACAAACGCCTCTAAAACTATAGAAGCCCTAGAGAATATATTTTCGGAGCAAACCTATCCAGAGACTATAAGGAGTGATAACGGTCCCCCGTTTTCAAGTGAAGAATTTGCTCGATATTGCTTggaaaaaaacatcaatttgATTCGTACGATACCGTATTGGCCTCAAATGAACGGGTTAGTCGAGAGACAGAACCAAGGGATTCTGAGAACATTACGCATAGCAAAGGCCACGAACAGTGATTGGCGTAAAGCATTGAAAGATTATGTGTTCATGTATAACACCTCCCCGCACTCGGTTACAGAAAAGGCTCCTATGGAGCTATTGATGGGTCGGCCAGTGAAAAATCTGTTACCATCTCTTCGAACAGAACCACGATTACTTCGAAATGATGAGGTAAGGGAAAGAgacgcaataaaaaaaatgcaagggAAACTGTATGCAGATAAACGCAGGCATGCTAAAGCTTCAGATATTGAGGTCGGAGACACAGTTATAATGCGAAACTACGTGACGGGAAAGCTAGAACCGAAATTTCGGCTTGATCGCTTTAAGGTGATTAAAAAGACCGGTAACGATACAATCATCGCAAACGATGAAGGTTTGATATATCGACGATCCGCCAGCCATCTGCGAAAGTGGCCCTCGCCAGAATTAACTGATGTATGTAAAG atttacCCTCAGAACCAGCTAATTATCATTCTTCAGCTTTAGATCATCGTAATCAAACATCAAAAAACACCACCGATATTTCTAAAGAGTTGACACCCGAAACGCAATCAGAACAACAAAAGTCTCACTTTAAAACAGCTGCACAGGATCAGTTATTAAAGCGCCCCAGCAGGACCAGAATCCGACCACAGCGATATAGTCCTTAA
- the LOC131428926 gene encoding uncharacterized protein LOC131428926, with the protein MSSELKDLKRQERQTQSTFNGAKQFLQKFKVEKHTSQIENRLELLETAMKKFYVVRRKIELLTDEDDEKEASDSKETVEERANAEDLFCELKSLLQSLKPANTPTQVPADVAPTPILPTTNSVSRVKLPDIRLPSFGGKTSDWVTFRDMFQSLIHRNDQLNAIDKFSYLLSSLIGEALQEISSIEMSVVNYPIAWDLLKRRYENRKLIVKAHLDALFAVEPMKRENYEALSHLIGEFDRNLQMLEKVGEDSSQWSTILVHMICLRLDQATLRHWESHYSSKDVPTYDALMSFLRNQCCVLQSIAPPKSVHSETKKPKFTVSHISVQSSNRCPFCGEAQHSAFKCQKFIKLKVSERFEMVKRCRLCLNCLSPTHLVRFCTKAFCQHCHQKHPECKNSGSFIGGKSSSTAPQTDPSVPRAQNRQQTANIQQTQTLAQIHTTLTQNTGSSTSSLHIANANSQPQTHPPPTTDRTPNTNTLAANIYTPQRQVLLSTALIRVSDFYGNALIARALLDSCSEYCFITTTLFQTLKLPETASTLSVGGIGGSIVKSTKSVEAAIASRSLDISSYSENVQLHVLPKLTSKLPLQAVNSRTLAISAGVILADPTFCEPGSIDLIIGAEYYYDLLLYERMKLSENGPILQRTVYGWVVSGRVPGTNLEIPRTITHTCASIDLRDLLAKFWELESCNNRSTHSVEETMCEEIFDRTTVRDSDGRFIVTLPKKNYVIDQLGDSKSIALKRFFGLEKRLAVNITLKKLYSEFIEEYLSMGHMREIYENGGEMLSYYMPHHAVIKPHSTTTKLRVVFDASCRSSTGVSLNDGLLVGPVVQQDLLSITLRFRSHKFALVADVAKMYRMVKVAEEDQPLQRNLWRNAPNEPVKIYQLTTGVWNHIAGADNPADIISRGLTPAQLQYQPRWFEGPLWMRQQHSTWPKSADVMSPPNSPLLEEKPTASLPVHT; encoded by the exons ATGTCCAGTGAATTAAAGGATTTGAAACGGCAGGAGAGACAGACACAAAGCACCTTCAATGGTGCCAAACAGTTTTTGCAAAAATTTAAGGTGGAGAAGCATACAAGTCAGATAGAAAATCGTTTAGAGCTTCTGGAAACAGCGATGAAAAAATTCTACGTGGTTCGAAGAAAAATTGAGCTGTTAACTGACgaagatgacgagaaggaagcaagcGATAGCAAGGAAACAGTTGAAGAAcgtgct AACGCCGAAGATCTATTCTGTGAGCTGAAGTCGTTACTGCAAAGTTTGAAACCAGCTAACACACCTACACAAGTGCCCGCCGACGTTGCACCTACTCCAATATTACCTACTACCAACTCGGTATCAAGAGTCAAGCTTCCCGATATTCGTCTCCCTAGCTTTGGAGGCAAAACAAGTGACTGGGTCACATTTCGTGATATGTTTCAAAGTTTGATTCATCGCAACGATCAATTGAATGCAATCGATAAATTTTCGTATCTTCTATCATCGTTGATCGGCGAAGCGTTGCAAGAGATTTCGTCAATAGAGATGTCGGTAGTTAACTATCCAATTGCTTGGGATTTGTTGAAGAGACGTTATGAAAACCGAAAACTGATAGTAAAGGCTCATCTGGATGCGTTATTTGCTGTTGAACCGATGAAACGTGAAAACTACGAGGCGTTGAGTCATCTTATAGGCGAATTCGACCGTAATTTGCAGATGTTGGAGAAAGTTGGAGAGGATTCGTCTCAATGGAGCACAATATTAGTTCACATGATCTGTTTGAGGCTAGATCAGGCTACGTTACGACACTGGGAGTCACACTATAGTTCGAAAGATGTTCCAACCTACGACGCCTTGATGTCATTTCTTCGAAATCAATGTTGCGTCCTTCAATCAATTGCTCCACCTAAATCGGTTCACAGTGAAACAAAGAAACCGAAGTTCACAGTGTCTCATATATCTGTACAGTCTTCCAATCGATGTCCATTCTGCGGAGAAGCTCAACATTCTGCATTTAAGTGCcagaaattcatcaaattgaAGGTGTCTGAGCGATTCGAGATGGTGAAACGTTGTCGGTTGTGCTTGAATTGCTTATCTCCGACGCATCTTGTTCGGTTTTGCACGAAGGCATTCTGCCAACATTGCCATCAAAAACATCCAGAATGTAAGAATTCTGGATCTTTCATCGGAGGGAAGTCGTCGTCGACAGCACCGCAAACCGATCCCTCCGTCCCACGTGCACAAAATCGGCAACAGACAGCGAACATTCAGCAAACACAAACACTAGCCCAGATCCATACCACACTCACTCAGAACACTGGATCATCTACAAGCTCATTACACATCGCAAACGCAAATTCGCAACCGCAAACACACCCACCACCCACCACAGATCGTACTCCCAATACAAACACTCTAGCTGcaaacatatatacaccacaACGTCAAGTTTTACTATCTACCGCTTTGATTCGCGTATCGGATTTCTACGGAAATGCACTGATAGCGAGAGCTCTTCTAGATTCTTGCTCAGAATATTGTTTCATTACTACAACGCTTTTCCAAACGCTGAAGTTACCAGAGACTGCCAGTACACTGTCCGTAGGAGGAATCGGTGGTTCTATAGTCAAATCTACAAAGAGCGTAGAAGCGGCGATAGCTTCAAGATCGTTGGATATTTCATCGTATTCGGAAAACGTTCAGCTTCACGTATTGCCGAAACTCACCTCGAAGCTGCCATTGCAGGCGGTCAACAGTCGGACTCTCGCCATTTCGGCAGGCGTCATTTTAGCAGATCCAACTTTTTGTGAACCTGGATCTATAGATCTCATAATcggtgctgagtattattacgATCTACTGTTATATGAAAGAATGAAGTTGTCAGAAAATGGACCCATCTTACAAAGAACCGTCTATGGATGGGTTGTATCTGGACGTGTACCGGGTACAAATTTGGAGATTCCAAGAACCATTACACATACGTGTGCATCAATTGATCTTCGGGATCTTCTCGCTAAATTTTGGGAACTAGAGTCCTGCAATAATCGAAGCACTCATTCGGTGGAAGAAACGATGTGTGAGGAAATATTCGACAGAACAACTGTTCGTGACTCAGATGGAAGATTCATTGTCACACTTCCTAAGAAAAACTACGTTATTGATCAATTGGGTGACTCAAAATCTATCGCATTGAAACGATTCTTCGGTTTAGAAAAAAGACTTGCTGTAAATATCACATTGAAGAAGTTATATAGCGAATTCATCGAAGAATACTTATCCATGGGCCATATGCGAGAAATTTATGAGAATGGCGGTGAAATGCTTTCTTACTACATGCCCCATCATGCTGTAATCAAACCCCACAGCACTACGACGAAGCTACGTGTCGTCTTCGATGCATCTTGTCGATCGTCTACAGGAGTTTCCTTGAATGATGGATTGCTTGTGGGACCGGTAGTGCAACAGGATTTGTTGTCAATTACCTtgagatttcgttctcataaatTTGCGTTAGTAGCTGATGTAGCAAAAATGTACCGTATGGTAAAGGTAGCAGAGGAAGATCAGCCATTGCAACGCAATTTGTGGAGAAACGCACCAAACGAGCCAGTGAAGATCTACCAGCTGACTACA GGAGTTTGGAATCACATTGCCGGTGCAGATAATCCAGCAGATATTATATCGCGGGGTTTGACACCCGCTCAGTTGCAATACCAACCACGATGGTTTGAAGGTCCACTTTGGATGCGCCAGCAACATTCAACCTGGCCAAAGTCAGCGGACGTAATGTCTCCACCAAACAGTCCACTGTTAGAAGAAAAACCTACCGCATCGCTTCCTGTTCACACATAA